From a region of the Fimbriiglobus ruber genome:
- the hflX gene encoding GTPase HflX, which yields MSVALPDRPWVTDDPCDEIRGLAESAGAVVVGELTQKRQDIQLATYIGSGKLRELQELVETTGADVVVFDNDLGPAQARNLEKAVGVKVLDRSEVILDIFATRAQTLEARLQVELAQLEYSLPRLKNMWSHLSRQKGGGIGLRGPGETQLESDRRLAGGRIRDLKQRLADVQARKEREVRSRGEEYTVSLVGYTNAGKSRLMNALTKAGVYVENKLFSTLDTRTRQWHIKDFGRVLLSDTVGFIRQLPHGLVASFKATLEETRQARLLLHVVDASNPMAEEQIRAVNEVLTELGCDKKPSILVLNKIDRVADRSVVDVLRAHHPRAIAISGLTGEGLADLQEAVIGALSADFAPAEVTTPAGNGKVLAYLNAHAEIFRQEFRGNSIVLRCYLPRHLLRHIEGPEVRVRFLKVEENGHVVATPGPGETPLPPDEMQSI from the coding sequence GTGTCGGTCGCCCTGCCCGACCGCCCGTGGGTGACCGACGACCCGTGCGACGAAATCCGCGGGCTGGCCGAGTCGGCCGGCGCGGTCGTGGTCGGGGAACTCACCCAGAAACGGCAGGACATCCAGCTGGCGACCTACATCGGGTCGGGCAAGCTCCGGGAACTTCAGGAGTTGGTCGAGACGACCGGCGCGGACGTGGTCGTCTTCGACAACGACCTGGGGCCGGCCCAGGCCCGGAACCTGGAAAAAGCGGTCGGTGTCAAGGTTCTCGACCGGTCCGAGGTGATCCTGGACATCTTCGCCACCCGGGCGCAGACGCTCGAAGCCCGATTGCAGGTCGAACTCGCGCAGCTCGAATACTCGCTCCCGCGGCTGAAAAACATGTGGTCGCACTTGTCCCGGCAGAAGGGGGGCGGGATCGGCCTCCGCGGGCCGGGCGAAACACAGCTCGAGTCCGACCGGCGGCTCGCTGGGGGGCGCATCCGCGACCTCAAGCAGCGGCTCGCGGACGTCCAGGCGCGGAAGGAGCGGGAAGTCCGCAGCCGCGGCGAGGAGTACACCGTCTCGCTCGTCGGGTACACGAACGCGGGCAAGTCGCGGCTCATGAACGCGCTGACCAAGGCCGGCGTGTACGTGGAAAACAAGCTGTTCTCCACGCTCGACACCCGGACCCGCCAGTGGCACATCAAGGACTTCGGCCGGGTTCTCCTGTCCGACACGGTCGGCTTCATCCGGCAGCTCCCGCACGGGCTGGTGGCCTCGTTCAAGGCGACGCTGGAAGAGACCCGGCAAGCCCGGCTGCTCTTGCACGTCGTCGACGCGAGCAACCCGATGGCCGAGGAGCAGATCCGGGCCGTGAACGAAGTGTTGACCGAACTCGGCTGCGACAAGAAGCCGTCGATCCTGGTCCTGAACAAGATCGACCGGGTGGCCGACCGGTCGGTCGTCGACGTTCTCCGGGCCCACCACCCGCGGGCGATCGCGATCAGCGGGCTCACCGGCGAGGGGTTGGCCGACCTGCAGGAGGCCGTGATCGGGGCGCTGTCCGCCGACTTCGCCCCGGCCGAGGTGACGACGCCCGCCGGGAACGGCAAGGTACTCGCGTACCTCAACGCCCACGCGGAGATATTCCGCCAGGAGTTTCGCGGCAACAGCATCGTCCTCCGCTGTTACCTCCCGCGGCACCTGCTCCGCCACATTGAGGGGCCAGAGGTCCGCGTGCGGTTCCTCAAGGTCGAGGAAAACGGCCACGTGGTCGCCACCCCGGGGCCGGGGGAGACACCCCTTCCGCCGGATGAAATGCAGTCGATTTAG
- a CDS encoding IS4 family transposase, producing MQISVANLASTLQTLFTATADRLARETQFVQRVWTITGGSFAQAVVFGWAHNPAATVDELAAALGVHPQSVHDRFNERGRAFLESLLAHAIDRALAATPILPRLLTTFTGAYAEDGTTVALPPDAADRRPGTTGNGPEVGAAAVKIFTRWERTTGAIDRLILSAGKPSDHPSARAIPDPPSGALVRADLGLFDTDRLTAWNAAGIAWISRVPTGITVTYDGRTQSLHTFLSGSSEDARDLAIELGANAVPCRLVVRRCPPAVVAQRLARVIETARRKQRAVSPAQRVMCEWTVHATDIPARVLNPVEVWMVSRARWQIELLFKGWKSVGGLAASKGTTGDRVECEILAKLIGQIVCQWGMLLRGGPLTGVNQTAARKQVQHHAMASRIAIAAAGDQLNLVITNLKKFMDRMGVPKRRRASTLKLLSRKHLTP from the coding sequence GTGCAGATTAGTGTAGCAAACCTCGCTTCGACCTTGCAGACTCTGTTCACCGCCACCGCCGACCGGTTGGCTCGGGAGACCCAGTTCGTTCAACGTGTCTGGACCATTACCGGCGGCTCGTTCGCTCAGGCCGTCGTGTTCGGATGGGCCCACAACCCGGCGGCCACCGTGGACGAATTGGCCGCCGCGCTCGGGGTCCACCCCCAGTCCGTCCACGACCGGTTTAATGAACGCGGGCGGGCATTCCTGGAGTCCCTTCTCGCCCATGCGATCGATCGAGCGTTGGCGGCCACCCCGATTCTCCCGCGACTGCTGACGACGTTCACCGGGGCCTACGCGGAGGACGGAACGACGGTCGCCCTTCCGCCCGATGCCGCCGACCGGCGGCCGGGGACCACGGGGAACGGGCCGGAGGTCGGAGCCGCCGCCGTCAAGATCTTCACCCGCTGGGAGCGGACCACCGGAGCCATCGATCGCCTCATCCTGTCGGCCGGCAAGCCGTCCGATCACCCGTCCGCCCGGGCGATTCCCGATCCCCCATCGGGAGCCCTCGTGCGGGCCGACTTGGGGCTCTTCGATACGGACCGCCTGACCGCATGGAACGCGGCCGGGATTGCCTGGATTTCCCGCGTCCCGACCGGAATCACCGTGACCTACGACGGTCGCACCCAATCCCTCCACACGTTCCTGAGTGGGTCGTCCGAGGACGCTCGGGATCTGGCCATTGAACTGGGTGCGAACGCCGTCCCGTGCCGGTTGGTCGTCCGCCGGTGTCCGCCCGCGGTGGTGGCCCAGCGGTTGGCCCGGGTGATCGAGACCGCCCGCCGCAAGCAGCGAGCGGTGAGCCCCGCCCAGCGGGTCATGTGCGAGTGGACGGTCCACGCGACCGACATCCCGGCCCGGGTTCTCAACCCGGTCGAGGTGTGGATGGTGTCCCGGGCGCGTTGGCAAATCGAATTGCTCTTCAAAGGGTGGAAGAGCGTCGGCGGATTAGCCGCGTCGAAGGGGACGACGGGGGATCGGGTCGAGTGCGAGATCCTGGCCAAGTTGATCGGCCAGATCGTGTGCCAGTGGGGGATGCTCCTGCGGGGCGGCCCCCTGACCGGGGTGAACCAGACGGCTGCCCGGAAGCAGGTCCAGCACCACGCGATGGCGAGCCGGATCGCGATCGCCGCCGCGGGGGATCAATTAAACCTGGTCATCACAAATCTCAAAAAGTTCATGGATCGTATGGGTGTTCCCAAGCGGCGGCGCGCATCGACGCTGAAACTCCTGTCGCGCAAACACCTTACTCCCTAA